In one Diprion similis isolate iyDipSimi1 chromosome 6, iyDipSimi1.1, whole genome shotgun sequence genomic region, the following are encoded:
- the LOC124406924 gene encoding Fanconi anemia group D2 protein isoform X2 produces the protein MDKRRLKKMPSLLGQTGTSRQSEGNQDELCGTKKQKPLKKASKTCEDNLTDDSGDESPVWSSSNRKKGRMLTSTQMSESRYVENVSQRARLASASPEREIFSEDSDDNGTFVTKSKKMNNSKTPAKASKKLTAVSPAVPKTPESKRKRLHKSSSSESECTPSGPSRKRRISARISTPSKVSGNSSETRCSAERDSEEDKDTEEFQPVSRNRLSSAMRQSAAKKMTTPRKRKKNERIGRNKPDAIGDESTDDDMFNDDSPKKGSQKHRQMSQSQLLDSPVRRMRKNNCILEQTNLSKSPQHSRMTRSQSVKKSSIEINVANYMKKFLKQAGIIIIDDSPNELRKTRCDIVNNLNKLLSSKQYDKEEIIKHWTQYIEDVDNLQNVLEQTVNDNQDVLIDENTESIARILLHVPPLQTSIFVSLLDRLAMAVLVEKTPSDVPWSGTLLRQFKFLEQIVEPNILVVKLQELLESAQTCFQSEIISYLPDIVIDAQHHTIGEILSKLLDDNPELTAVILDCISRLTLSKDYLGRIREKCFELLQQNLNLSAVPTITRFILTESSMMETCIKALMAIRSIDMQPLAGENIEECFTNQVLTVAALKRSSQVSKHIADAALTVVQRVKKDPKPLDLIMLLLNFSSNSAKNKNVETLVKNRVRSGFYRPSLLKSLYCDYKEVARDLQSVAITLASHLLKAGDRVYAEFAIEWFRLLFLSQAETVHKQQEVLAKIIKLTMAGTATSKNALAILSKMARDENERKHLQKHSHHLRTLLEEVDELDLEGVATVSDLLHGLCMSSNSTSEALQADLDIVLLKQLAASKPVTKCKGVLGALMAIKHAAAYPRTVERALELFEQAIKAVKSCSRARALFYDQMADIIANTPDFDEKLLKETITDHFTAELSDLYLTKLTEYSGPLSAQFSLNSEAEPPVDDEFGVSFGDGKDGSAVSGLFRLIKACHMRGSDGDLSLIDGLLACPVFLPKDLNDLDEASLDQIFHCINWFREIISGFVTQTDSTMQRILLKRLDHLMNLQAELSMNLAMTGCHYQPPVCYFHYFPSPPFVKVEKKTGKRGNKTSLDKSGSLSEWSFWESGFDLISKNAAYFRQLDAKIAHLLDFSMEMRLTQSRPKTITIAQVCFIVKELLGMLENEASHSFMKDLVGLLPKVCGKLDQVITELRDKDDSQNRECLQLLLSLLAAIFNWKGFHNFVNNQMLREALRIVASQTDETNTLLRSCKELVTQSCSYVESLADVATRIPVAIALVNLYQALIQHSESLAIQHRGNLAKMAFGFLCLDWPEDKRNISSYKSAIKILLKSWLNNEPDPLDTVVALLKWLPEETEKLSKPQDSLARILSITKSTFNLLFKQIFLGIIEGVKKSLDVAKRDGERIQIWNSVATGVQKIVRICKMMEVKANSLLFLQRIPLLLRLFITSGMPVLEHNLKYHVEEVTGIVKQLQEGTRYLHVLCCHSTVTGDTTLAKYVPVAKSTLETLVFSVKGMLVLNNSSEAFWMGNLINKDIKGQAIEMEQNTEESTTVSVGSITNVSEELLTDGTVESTDEEIE, from the exons ATGGATAAACGAAGATTAAAGAAGATGCCAAGTTTGCTTGGTCAGACCGGCACTTCTAGGCAGTCGGAAGGTAATCAAGATGAACTCTGTGgaactaaaaaacaaaaaccattgAAAAAAGCATCTAAAACCTGTGAAGACAACTTGACAGATGATTCTGGAGATGAATCTCCAGTTTGGTCCAGTTCgaatagaaagaaaggaaggatgCTGACTAGTACACAAATGTCAGAATCAAGATATGTGGAAAATGTGAGTCAGCGTGCACGATTAGCGAGTGCTTCGCCCGAgcgagaaatattttcagaagaTTCGGATGACAATGGAACCTTTGTAACAAAATCCAAGAAGATGAATAACAGTAAAACTCCTGCCAAagcatcaaaaaaattaactgctGTTAGCCCTGCTGTACCTAAGACTCCAGAATCCAAACGTAAGAGATTACACAAAAGCAGTTCTTCAGAGTCAGAATGTACTCCATCCGGTCCAAGTcggaaaagaagaataagtGCTAGAATAAGTACTCCATCTAAAGTATCTGGTAATAGTTCTGAAACTCGCTGTTCAGCTGAACGAGATTCAGAAGAAGACAAGGATACCGAAGAATTTCAACCAGTCagcagaaatcgattgagcagtGCAATGAGGCAATCCGCTGCGAAAAAAATGACTACTCcccgaaaaagaaaaaaaaatgaacgaattgGTAGGAACAAACCAGATGCTATAGGAGATGAAAGTACAGATGATGACATGTTTAACGATGATTCACCTAAAAAAGGTTCACAAAAGCATCGGCAAATGTCTCAGTCACAGTTATTAGATAGCCCTGTGAGgagaatgcggaaaaacaactGCATTCTTGAACAAACGAATTTATCAAAGTCTCCCCAACATTCCAGAATGACTCGCAGTCAAAGTGTTAAGAAATCATCGATAGAAATAAATGTGGCTAATTATATGAAGAAGTTCCTGAAACAGGCtggtatcattattattgacgACAGCCCCAATGAATTAC GTAAAACTCGCTGTgatattgttaataatttaaataagttACTGAGTTCAAAACAATATGATAAAGAGGAAATTATCAAACATTGGACACAATACATCGAGGATGTAGATAATCTTCAAAATGTATTAGAACAAACTGTGAATGATAATCAAGATGTTTTAATTGATGAGAATACTGAATCTATTGCACGAATTCTACTACATGTTCCACCACTTCAGACAAGCATTTTTGTATCGCTTTTGGACCGACTTGCTATGGCTGTACTTGTTGA AAAAACGCCAAGCGATGTTCCTTGGTCTGGTACATTATTACgacaattcaaatttttggaacagatTGTGGAACCTAACATTCTTGTCGTAAAGCTTCAAGAATTGTTGGAATCGGCTCAAACGTGttttcaaagtgaaataatatCGTACTTACCCGACATTGTCATTGATGCCCAGCATCATACCATTGGTGAAATACTCAGTAAGCTTTTAGATGACAACCCAGAGTTGACAGCGGTCATTCTAGATTGTATATCCCGTTTGACCCTGAGTAAAGACTATTTGGGCAGAATTAGAGAGAAGTGCTTTGAATTGCTGCAacagaatttaaatttgaGTGCTGTACCTACTATAACAAG ATTTATTTTGACCGAGTCATCAATGATGGAAACTTGTATAAAGGCCTTAATGGCTATTCGATCCATAGACATGCAGCCACTTGCTGGTGAAAATATTGAGGAATGTTTTACCAATCAAGTTCTGACCGTTGCTGCCCTGAAAAGGTCAAGTCAAGTTTCCAAGCACATAGCTGATGCTGCATTAACTGTTGTGCAACGTGTCAAGAAGGATCCAAAACCACTGGACCTGATTATGTTGTTACTCAATTTCTCGAGTAACAGTGCAAAAAATAAGAACGTTGAGACTTTGGTGAAAAATCGGGTCCGATCCGGATTTTACAGGCCCAGTTTATTAAAATCTCTTTATTGCGATTATAAAGAG GTGGCTAGAGATTTACAGTCAGTAGCAATTACTCTGGCCTCTCATCTATTAAAAGCTGGTGATCGTGTGTATGCTGAATTTGCAATTGAATGgtttcgattattatttctaagtCAAGCCGAAACTGTTCACAAGCAACAAGAAGTCCttgcaaaaattatcaaattaacTATGGCTGGAACAGCAACATCAAAAAATGCCCTTGCAATTCTCAGTAAGATGGCACGTGATGAAAACGAACGGAAACATTTACAAAAACATTCCCATCATCTAAGGACTCTTCTTGAAGAAGTTGATGAACTCGACTTGGAAGGGGTTGCTACTGTCAGCGATTTGTTACATGGTTTATGCATGAGTTCCAATTCAACGTCAGAAGCACTGCAAGCTGACTTGGATATCGTTCTGTTGAAACAACTGGCTGCTTCAAAACCAGT GACCAAGTGCAAGGGTGTCTTAGGAGCACTAATGGCTATTAAACATGCAGCAGCATATCCAAGGACCGTGGAACGTGCATTAGAATTATTTG AGCAAGCAATAAAGGCTGTGAAGAGCTGTTCCAGGGCTAGGGCCTTGTTTTATGACCAAATGGCAGATATTATTGCAAATACCCCAGACTTtgatgaaaaacttttgaaggaAACTATCACGGATCATTTTACAGCTGAGTTATCTGATCTCTATCTCACAAAACTGACAGAGTATAG tGGACCTTTGTCGGCGCAGTTCTCACTTAATTCTGAAGCGGAACCACCTGTGGATGATGAATTTGGTGTGAGTTTTGGTGATGGAAAAGACGGTTCAGCAGTGTCGGGCTTATTTCGGCTTATCAAAGCTTGCCACATGAGAGGAAGTGATGGTGACCTATCATTGATTGATGGTCTATTGGCATGCCCAGTTTTCCTACCGAAAGATCTCAACGACCTGGATGAAGCATCACtggatcaaatttttcattgcatCAATTG GTTCAGAGAAATAATTAGTGGCTTTGTAACTCAAACAGACAGCACTATGCAGCGAATTTTACTAAAACGGTTGGATCACTTAATGAATCTCCAAGCTGAACTAAGCATGAATTTAGCAATGACTGGATGCCACTATCAACCACCAGTATGCTATTTCCACTATTTTCCATCTCCACCGTTTGTCaaggtcgaaaaaaaaacaggaaaacgTGGTAATAAAACCTCTCTAGACAAATCCGGCAGTCTTTCTGAATGGTCTTTCTGGGAATCAggttttgatctaatttcGAAGAACGCTGCTTATTTCAGACAGCTAGATGCAAAG ATAGCACATCTTCTCGATTTTTCGATGGAAATGAGGTTGACTCAAAGCAGACCAAAAACGATCACAATAGCTCAAGTATGTTTTATAGTTAAGGAACTCTTGGGAATGTTGGAAAATGAAGCTTCCCATTCGTTTATGAAAGATTTGGTAGGATTATTGCCCAAGGTATGTGGTAAGTTGGACCAGGTAATAACTGAGTTACGTGATAAAGATGATAGCCAGAATAGAGAATGCTTGCAATTACTGTTGAGTCTTCTGGCAGCAATTTTCAACTGGAAAGGATTTCATAACTTTGTGAATAACCAAATGCTGAGAG aggcaTTAAGGATTGTTGCAAGTCAGACTGATGAAACTAACACCTTATTGCGGTCCTGCAAAGAATTGGTAACCCAATCATGTTCATACGTTGAATCATTAGCTGACGTTGCTACGCGAATTCCTGTTGCAATTGCACTTGTTAATTTGTATCAAGCTTTGATACAACATTCAGAAAGTCTCGCTATTCAACATAGAGGAAATTTGG CAAAAATGGCGTTTGGATTTTTGTGTCTTGATTGGCCTGAAGATAAGCGCAATATTTCATCGTATAAATCTGCCattaaaattcttttgaaaagTTGGCTCAACAATGAACCCGATCCCTTAGACACTGTGGTAGCACTGTTAAAGTGGTTGCCAGAAGAAACGGAGAAATTGTCAAAACCTCAGGACTCCCTAGCTAGAATACTTTCTATTACCAAGAGCACCttcaatttattgttcaaacaaatttttcttggaATAATCGAAGGCGTCAAGAAATCTCTAGATGTCGCTAAAAG AGATGGCGAGAGAATACAAATTTGGAATTCTGTTGCAACTGGTGtgcaaaaaattgttcgaatttGTAAGATGATGGAGGTCAAGGCCAATTCGCTCTTATTTTTGCAACGTATTCCTTTGTTATTGAGGTTATTCATAACTTCTGGCATGCCAGTTCTTGAGCACAACTTGAAATATCACGTTGAAGAAGTAACGGGGATTGTGAAACAATTGCAAG AAGGAACGAGGTATCTCCATGTTCTGTGTTGCCACAGCACAGTAACGGGTGACACGACTTTAGCCAAATACGTTCCTGTTGCCAAATCAACACTCGAGACATTAGTCTTCAGTGTAAAAGGAATGCTTGTCCTGAACAACAGTTCAGAGGCGTTTTGGATgggaaatttgataaacaaaGACATAAAAGGACAAGCAATTGAAATGGAG CAGAATACTGAAGAGTCAACCACTGTATCAGTTGGTTCCATAACAAATGTGTCTGAAGAATTGCTTACGGATGGGACAGTTGAAAGTACAGATGAGGAAATCGAGTGA